The proteins below come from a single Streptococcus porcinus genomic window:
- the pstB gene encoding phosphate ABC transporter ATP-binding protein PstB — MGTFSVKNLDLYYGDFKALKNVSIELPQGGITALIGPSGCGKSTFLKTLNRMNDLVAGCRIEGQVTLDGKNIYDKNMNLNTLRKRVGMVFQQPNPFAMSIYDNVAYGPRTHGIKDKVRLDALVEKSLKGAAIWDEVKDDLKKNAMSLSGGQQQRICIARALAVEPDVLLMDEPTSALDPISTLKIEDLVQNLKKDYTIIIVTHNMQQASRISDKTAFFLTGEICEFGDTVDIFTNPQDKRTEDYISGRFG, encoded by the coding sequence ATGGGAACTTTTTCCGTAAAAAATTTAGATTTATACTATGGGGATTTTAAAGCCCTTAAAAATGTTTCGATTGAGCTTCCTCAAGGAGGAATCACAGCCCTAATAGGGCCTTCTGGCTGTGGCAAGTCAACCTTCCTAAAAACATTGAATAGGATGAATGATTTAGTAGCAGGTTGCCGTATTGAAGGCCAAGTCACTCTTGACGGTAAGAATATTTACGACAAAAATATGAACCTCAACACACTTAGAAAACGTGTTGGTATGGTTTTTCAACAGCCAAACCCATTTGCTATGTCTATTTATGATAATGTAGCCTATGGCCCTAGAACCCATGGTATCAAAGATAAAGTAAGACTGGATGCTCTCGTTGAAAAATCATTAAAAGGTGCAGCCATCTGGGATGAAGTAAAAGATGACTTGAAGAAAAATGCGATGTCGCTTTCTGGCGGCCAACAACAACGGATTTGTATTGCAAGAGCATTAGCTGTAGAACCAGATGTTCTCCTAATGGATGAACCCACCTCAGCATTAGACCCCATCTCAACCTTAAAAATTGAAGATTTGGTTCAAAACTTGAAAAAGGACTATACCATCATTATTGTGACCCATAATATGCAACAAGCTTCTCGCATCTCCGATAAGACAGCATTTTTCTTAACAGGTGAAATTTGTGAATTTGGTGATACCGTTGATATTTTCACTAATCCTCAAGATAAACGAACAGAAGACTACATTTCTGGACGCTTTGGATAG
- a CDS encoding MFS transporter, which produces MQNNKEKIVSKETLMAIIAIAMIGFSGILSETSMNVTFPKMMTIYHQPLSNLQWITTIYLLSVAIMTTASAALKRHFGERQIFFSAASLMIFGTILATLTSSFWIMLLARVIQGIATGIIMPQMFNIILERVPEKKIGTYMGLGGLIISLAPAFGPTYGGFMISHFAWQWIFICILPFPIIASVIAYRYLIDSPRGEAESFDYLGFISLSISLTMALLIITSLQNGGINWIYVLVFFLSFAIFLYQSLNRQYPFLDIRILKCPSVSFGLIPFFTFQLINLGINFITPNFIVLQNIADSSTAGLVLLPGTLLGAICAPLLGKFYDEKGAKLSLYTGNSLFFLSLLIITIMLSHFRILPFTLLYIIFTIGRNMTFNNTLATAIQNLPVSKNADATAIFQMMQQFAGALGTALAAIMANNSSSLTNGVTNVYLLFTFFAILNYLLYIGMFTFLNKGK; this is translated from the coding sequence ATGCAAAACAACAAAGAAAAAATAGTTAGTAAAGAAACTCTAATGGCCATTATTGCAATTGCTATGATTGGCTTCTCAGGTATTTTATCTGAGACTAGTATGAACGTTACTTTCCCAAAAATGATGACTATCTATCATCAGCCTTTAAGTAATCTACAATGGATAACAACCATCTATCTTTTATCGGTTGCCATTATGACAACGGCTTCCGCAGCTCTAAAACGTCATTTCGGTGAAAGACAAATCTTTTTCTCAGCTGCAAGTTTAATGATTTTTGGTACAATTCTGGCAACGTTGACCTCTTCTTTTTGGATTATGCTCTTAGCACGTGTGATTCAGGGGATAGCAACTGGTATCATCATGCCACAAATGTTCAATATTATTCTAGAACGCGTCCCTGAAAAGAAAATTGGCACTTATATGGGCCTTGGAGGTCTGATTATCAGCCTAGCTCCTGCCTTTGGTCCGACATACGGTGGCTTTATGATTAGTCATTTTGCCTGGCAGTGGATTTTTATATGTATACTTCCCTTTCCTATCATTGCAAGTGTTATCGCCTACCGCTATTTAATTGATTCCCCAAGAGGAGAGGCCGAAAGTTTTGACTATTTGGGCTTTATTTCCTTATCTATCAGCTTGACCATGGCCTTGTTAATAATCACAAGTTTGCAAAATGGTGGCATCAATTGGATTTATGTCCTTGTCTTTTTCTTAAGCTTCGCCATCTTTCTCTACCAAAGTCTCAACCGCCAATATCCTTTTCTTGATATTCGTATTTTAAAATGCCCTTCTGTTAGTTTTGGATTGATTCCTTTTTTCACCTTTCAATTAATCAATTTAGGTATTAATTTTATCACCCCAAATTTCATTGTCTTACAAAATATTGCTGACAGTTCAACTGCTGGACTAGTCTTATTACCCGGTACCTTACTCGGGGCTATATGTGCTCCTCTTCTAGGAAAATTCTATGATGAAAAAGGTGCAAAGTTATCACTTTATACGGGGAATAGCCTCTTTTTTCTTTCTTTATTAATCATTACGATAATGCTATCTCACTTTAGGATTCTACCTTTTACTCTCCTTTATATCATTTTCACTATTGGCCGTAACATGACCTTTAACAATACTCTGGCTACCGCTATTCAAAATTTACCTGTTTCCAAAAATGCTGATGCGACAGCTATTTTCCAAATGATGCAACAATTTGCTGGTGCTCTTGGAACAGCTTTAGCTGCTATTATGGCGAACAACAGCTCATCACTAACAAATGGCGTAACCAATGTTTATCTCTTGTTTACTTTTTTTGCAATCCTTAATTACCTCCTTTATATAGGAATGTTTACTTTCTTAAATAAAGGAAAATAA
- a CDS encoding SDR family oxidoreductase — translation MNVLIVGGSGFLGKQMIDIALAKGHQVTYLARQEGKGPLFQSSNIHYIKGDLLDLTTIDLSNQSFDLLIDCVGAIKQKQLKSLNIQTTKGAITLCKNKKIPKIVYISANTGYPAYLKSKRDAERLIKKSDLDYLIVRPNLLFGKERPLSLIQANGLFLLIRLPFLGQFFKRLKPQEVKSVAETIITTLEISPHKKLLTFSYQ, via the coding sequence ATGAACGTATTAATTGTTGGGGGGAGTGGTTTTCTTGGTAAACAGATGATTGATATAGCATTAGCCAAAGGGCATCAGGTTACCTATCTTGCTAGGCAGGAAGGGAAGGGACCACTTTTCCAGTCTTCTAATATTCACTATATCAAAGGAGATTTGTTGGACCTTACTACGATTGATTTGTCCAATCAGTCTTTTGATCTTCTAATTGACTGTGTCGGTGCTATTAAGCAAAAACAACTCAAGAGCTTAAATATTCAAACAACCAAAGGAGCCATTACCCTCTGTAAAAATAAAAAAATCCCTAAGATAGTCTATATATCAGCTAATACCGGTTACCCAGCTTATCTGAAAAGTAAACGAGATGCTGAGCGATTGATCAAAAAAAGTGACTTAGATTATTTGATTGTGAGACCTAATTTACTATTTGGTAAAGAGCGCCCTCTATCACTGATTCAGGCAAATGGCTTATTTTTATTAATAAGGCTCCCTTTTTTGGGGCAATTTTTTAAAAGATTAAAGCCTCAAGAAGTGAAGAGCGTTGCAGAAACTATTATTACCACGCTTGAGATATCACCACACAAAAAGTTACTCACTTTTAGTTACCAATAA
- a CDS encoding response regulator transcription factor, with amino-acid sequence MKKQVLLVDDEEHILRLLDYHLNKEGYETELVEDGRTALKLAESEHYDFILLDIMLPQLDGIEVCKRIRAKGIQTPIMMVSAKSDEFDKVLALELGADDYMTKPFSPRELVARLKAILRRIDKEDSSERFAEEFWSFDDLVIYPERHEIYKDKILLNVTPKEFELLLYLVKHPNMTLTRERLLERIWGYDFGQETRLVDVHIGKLRDKIEDDPKNPKFIKTIRGYGYKFKGKQDEEKS; translated from the coding sequence ATGAAAAAACAGGTATTATTGGTTGACGATGAAGAACATATTTTACGACTACTTGATTACCATTTAAACAAAGAAGGTTACGAAACAGAATTAGTCGAGGATGGTCGTACAGCACTAAAACTAGCAGAGTCAGAACACTATGATTTTATATTACTTGATATTATGTTACCTCAGTTAGATGGCATTGAAGTTTGTAAGAGAATCAGAGCTAAAGGTATTCAGACACCAATTATGATGGTCTCAGCTAAGAGTGACGAATTTGATAAGGTGCTTGCTTTAGAGTTGGGTGCTGATGATTACATGACAAAGCCATTTAGTCCAAGGGAGCTTGTAGCTCGCTTGAAAGCTATCTTACGTCGAATTGATAAAGAAGACAGTAGTGAGAGATTTGCAGAAGAGTTTTGGAGTTTTGATGATCTTGTTATTTACCCTGAACGTCATGAAATCTATAAAGATAAGATTCTTTTAAATGTGACCCCTAAAGAATTTGAATTGTTGCTTTATTTGGTAAAACACCCAAACATGACTTTAACTCGAGAAAGATTATTAGAGCGTATTTGGGGTTACGACTTTGGTCAAGAAACGCGATTAGTAGATGTTCATATTGGTAAATTACGAGATAAGATAGAAGATGATCCCAAAAATCCTAAATTCATCAAAACCATTCGTGGTTATGGCTATAAATTTAAGGGGAAGCAGGATGAAGAAAAATCTTAA
- a CDS encoding TIGR03943 family putative permease subunit: MIRFLILVAYFELTMYLELSGKLDQYINTHYSYLAYISMILSFLLALVQLYTWMKNIKTESHLKGRIATITSPIILLVPVLVGLLIPTVSLDSTTVSAKGYTFPLAAGTSKTGVSEDGTTIQYLKPDTSLYFTKSAYQREMRRELKKYQGDKPLTITTENYMEMMELIYLYPDEFANRDIQYTGFVYNEPGHDKSQFLFRFGIIHCIADSGVYGLLTTGNQITYPNNTWLTVKGRIKTEYNKDLEQTLPVLHIQDIKESSKPDNPYVYRVF; encoded by the coding sequence ATGATTCGTTTTTTAATCTTGGTTGCTTACTTTGAGTTAACCATGTACTTGGAGCTTTCAGGGAAACTTGACCAGTACATTAATACCCACTACTCTTACCTTGCCTATATTTCAATGATTTTATCTTTTTTGTTAGCTCTCGTTCAACTCTATACTTGGATGAAGAACATTAAAACGGAAAGTCATTTAAAAGGAAGAATAGCTACCATCACAAGCCCTATTATCTTACTTGTTCCTGTTCTAGTTGGTTTACTGATTCCGACGGTCAGTCTAGATTCAACCACAGTTTCAGCTAAGGGATATACATTCCCTCTAGCAGCTGGTACCAGCAAGACTGGAGTCAGTGAAGATGGAACCACCATTCAATATTTAAAGCCTGATACTAGTCTTTATTTCACAAAATCAGCCTATCAAAGAGAAATGCGTAGGGAACTGAAGAAATATCAAGGCGATAAACCATTGACCATTACAACTGAGAATTATATGGAAATGATGGAATTGATTTACCTTTACCCTGATGAATTTGCCAATCGTGACATACAGTATACAGGATTTGTTTATAACGAGCCAGGCCATGATAAATCCCAATTCCTCTTTCGGTTTGGCATTATCCACTGTATTGCTGACTCTGGCGTCTACGGTTTATTAACCACTGGTAATCAAATTACTTATCCAAACAATACTTGGTTGACCGTTAAGGGACGCATTAAGACAGAATATAACAAGGATTTAGAACAAACCTTGCCTGTTTTACACATCCAAGATATTAAGGAAAGTAGTAAACCAGATAATCCTTATGTCTACCGGGTTTTTTAA
- the pstA gene encoding phosphate ABC transporter permease PstA, with translation MSKYILKSLVYLFTILTFGSLFLIIGFILLNGLPSITPKLFEWTYTSDNVSLMPAIVSTLALVFGSLLIALPIGVFAGFYLVEYAKKGSLWVKIIRIAADTLSGIPSIVFGLFGMLFFVVFLGFQYSLLSGILTSVIMVLPVIIRATEEALLAVNDSVRQASYGLGAGKLRTVFKIVLPVAMPGILAGVILAIGRIVGETAALMYTLGTSTNTPTSLMASGRSLALHMYMLSSEGLHVKEAYATGVILIITVLIINAISSLLSRRLVKGAS, from the coding sequence ATGAGTAAATATATTTTAAAAAGCTTAGTTTATCTTTTTACGATCCTCACTTTTGGTTCACTTTTTCTAATTATTGGCTTTATTTTACTAAACGGACTACCCAGTATCACACCCAAATTATTTGAATGGACTTATACATCTGACAATGTTTCCTTAATGCCAGCTATTGTGTCGACTCTTGCTTTAGTATTTGGTTCTCTTTTAATAGCCTTGCCAATTGGCGTTTTTGCTGGTTTTTATCTAGTTGAGTATGCGAAAAAAGGATCACTCTGGGTTAAAATTATTCGGATTGCAGCTGATACACTTTCAGGAATCCCATCAATCGTATTTGGACTCTTTGGCATGCTTTTCTTTGTAGTCTTTTTGGGCTTCCAATATTCATTGTTGTCTGGTATTTTGACTTCAGTTATCATGGTTTTACCAGTAATTATCAGAGCAACAGAAGAAGCTCTACTAGCAGTTAATGATAGTGTTCGCCAAGCCAGTTATGGACTTGGTGCAGGAAAATTACGAACCGTATTTAAAATCGTACTTCCTGTGGCTATGCCAGGAATTCTTGCAGGCGTTATTCTTGCAATAGGCCGTATTGTTGGAGAAACAGCAGCTCTTATGTATACTTTAGGGACTTCTACTAATACACCGACTAGCCTTATGGCTTCTGGTCGTTCCTTAGCCTTGCACATGTATATGCTGTCAAGTGAGGGGCTACATGTTAAAGAAGCTTATGCAACAGGGGTTATCTTAATCATCACGGTCTTAATTATTAATGCAATCTCGAGTTTATTGTCTCGTCGTCTTGTGAAAGGAGCATCCTAA
- a CDS encoding permease: MLNLFSSLPPSMLQWFAIFLSIIIEALPFVLLGTILSGCIEVFVTPDIVQKYLPRAKFPRILFGTFIGFVFPSCECGIIPIINRFLQKKVPSYTAVPFLATAPIINPIVLFATYSAFGNSLRFLALRLLGAIIVAVALGIMLAFVVDDDILKDTENHLHIHNYTGEKWPRRIYLALVHAIDEFFDTGRYLVFGTLTASAMQIYVPTKILTSIGHNPLTAILVMMLLAFILSLCSEADAFIGASLLSTFGLAPVLAFLLIGPMVDIKNLMMMLKAFKGKFVVQFISVSVAVIMLYCLFVGVIG; this comes from the coding sequence ATGTTAAATCTCTTCTCTAGCTTACCTCCAAGTATGCTACAATGGTTCGCTATTTTTTTATCTATTATTATTGAAGCTTTACCATTTGTCTTACTAGGAACCATTCTTTCTGGCTGTATTGAAGTTTTTGTAACACCTGACATCGTTCAGAAATACTTACCCAGAGCTAAATTTCCACGGATTCTTTTTGGGACTTTCATTGGTTTTGTCTTCCCTTCCTGCGAATGTGGGATTATCCCTATTATTAATAGATTCTTGCAGAAGAAGGTGCCAAGTTACACTGCTGTTCCCTTTTTAGCGACAGCCCCAATTATTAACCCGATTGTTTTATTTGCAACTTATTCTGCTTTTGGAAATTCCTTGCGGTTTTTAGCCTTACGCTTACTAGGAGCAATTATCGTTGCTGTTGCATTGGGCATCATGTTGGCATTTGTAGTTGATGATGATATTCTAAAAGACACTGAAAATCATCTTCATATCCATAATTATACTGGTGAAAAGTGGCCTAGAAGAATTTATTTAGCCTTAGTTCATGCCATCGATGAATTTTTTGATACTGGACGTTATTTAGTTTTTGGAACACTGACTGCCTCTGCCATGCAAATATATGTGCCAACTAAAATACTGACAAGTATCGGCCATAATCCCTTAACGGCTATTTTGGTGATGATGTTATTAGCCTTCATCTTATCTTTATGTTCCGAAGCCGATGCCTTTATAGGAGCTAGTTTATTATCAACCTTTGGTCTAGCTCCAGTACTTGCCTTCTTGTTAATTGGACCAATGGTGGATATTAAGAATTTAATGATGATGTTAAAAGCCTTTAAAGGAAAGTTTGTTGTTCAATTTATTAGCGTCTCTGTCGCTGTCATTATGCTCTACTGCTTATTTGTGGGGGTGATTGGATGA
- a CDS encoding SPJ_0845 family protein, which yields MAITHKRNDDLEKMMAGFASIPSFDKPIDIDAEGKLIEPLAKDKLTKKDEKND from the coding sequence ATGGCAATTACCCATAAAAGAAATGATGACCTTGAGAAAATGATGGCTGGATTTGCCTCCATACCGAGTTTTGATAAGCCAATTGACATTGATGCTGAAGGCAAACTAATTGAGCCGTTAGCTAAAGATAAGTTAACTAAAAAGGACGAAAAGAATGATTAA
- the pstC gene encoding phosphate ABC transporter permease subunit PstC, with translation MKKQAFKEELFRILFFLSAATAVIAILLICVFIFINGLPFIGKYGIGNFLFGKDWSPSNTPASFGILPMVLGSFLITIGAIIIGVPTGILTSVFMVYYCPKQLYAFLKSAVNLMAAIPSIVYGFFGLQLLVPWIRTFAGNGMSVLTASILLGIMILPTIISLSESAIRTVPATYYSGSLALGASHERTIFRVILPAAKSGILSAIILGIGRAIGETMAVILVAGNQSIIPSGIFEGTRTMTTNIVLEMAYASGQHREALIATSAVLFIFILLINACFAYVKGKSVHE, from the coding sequence GTGAAAAAACAAGCTTTTAAAGAAGAACTTTTTAGAATTTTATTCTTCCTAAGTGCGGCAACCGCAGTTATTGCTATCTTGCTTATCTGTGTTTTCATTTTTATAAATGGTCTCCCGTTTATTGGTAAATACGGAATTGGCAATTTTTTATTTGGTAAAGACTGGTCACCTTCTAATACGCCTGCCAGTTTTGGAATCCTACCAATGGTTTTGGGGTCTTTCTTAATTACTATTGGCGCCATTATTATTGGTGTCCCAACGGGGATTCTAACCTCTGTTTTTATGGTCTATTATTGCCCTAAACAATTGTACGCCTTTTTAAAGTCTGCAGTTAATTTAATGGCAGCTATTCCTTCCATTGTCTATGGTTTTTTTGGGCTACAATTGTTAGTACCTTGGATTAGAACTTTTGCTGGTAATGGTATGAGTGTTTTAACAGCTTCTATTCTATTAGGGATAATGATATTACCAACTATTATTAGTTTGTCAGAATCAGCTATTCGAACTGTACCAGCCACATACTATTCTGGTAGTTTAGCCCTTGGAGCAAGTCATGAAAGAACCATTTTTAGAGTCATTTTACCAGCAGCAAAATCAGGAATTCTATCAGCAATTATTTTAGGCATAGGTCGAGCTATTGGAGAGACAATGGCGGTGATTCTTGTTGCAGGTAATCAATCGATTATTCCAAGTGGTATATTTGAAGGAACGAGAACTATGACCACAAATATTGTTTTAGAAATGGCCTATGCTTCTGGTCAACATAGAGAAGCCTTAATCGCAACGTCTGCGGTTCTCTTTATCTTCATCTTACTAATTAATGCCTGCTTCGCATATGTGAAAGGAAAGTCAGTCCATGAGTAA
- the pnpS gene encoding two-component system histidine kinase PnpS, giving the protein MKKNLKQLKVILALSLFCLILSLFISKGQLGLQLASACLLVFCFIPVKKLIDWERQFQILETGKFVAPDSFFSESQADLKAIFLTYQKLQKQIQASKDENERLSGNLEALTSHLTMGMLLVTKEKAIVLHSNSLPHFFPDGQVSFERIEDIGRTDIKATIAQAFDTKKTIKKELTGFHDGDLILEVTAVPIANQEGEIVQVLVLLYDLTTIRSYEKLNMDFVSNASHELRTPVTSIKGFAETIKEMSQDEIELKAEFLDIIYKESLRLEHIVEHMLTLSKAKNTQLQKTQFSVNDFLHYIANSMRHQLDEKKQSLYFELTQDVVIETDKYLLSQVLLNLLSNAIRYTEEGGKITLSTILDGEKLKVNVCDTGIGIKQMELERIFERFYRVNKGRSRQSGGTGLGLSIVKELTQVLGGTVTVRSKLGEGSQFTISLPYYLIKEVK; this is encoded by the coding sequence ATGAAGAAAAATCTTAAACAACTAAAAGTCATATTAGCTCTAAGCTTATTCTGTCTTATTCTTTCTTTATTTATAAGTAAGGGACAATTAGGATTGCAACTGGCGAGTGCTTGCTTATTAGTTTTCTGTTTTATTCCAGTAAAGAAATTGATTGATTGGGAAAGGCAATTTCAGATACTTGAAACGGGTAAATTCGTCGCTCCAGACAGTTTTTTTTCTGAAAGTCAAGCAGATTTAAAGGCTATCTTTCTTACCTATCAAAAGCTGCAGAAGCAAATACAAGCCTCTAAGGATGAAAATGAACGTTTGTCTGGAAATCTAGAAGCACTCACTTCGCACCTAACAATGGGAATGTTGCTGGTGACAAAAGAAAAAGCAATTGTTTTGCATAGTAACTCTTTACCACACTTCTTTCCTGATGGGCAAGTAAGCTTTGAGCGTATTGAAGATATTGGAAGGACAGATATAAAAGCTACCATAGCACAAGCTTTTGATACTAAAAAAACAATTAAGAAAGAATTAACTGGTTTTCATGATGGTGATTTAATCTTAGAAGTTACTGCAGTGCCAATTGCGAATCAAGAGGGTGAAATTGTTCAGGTTTTAGTTTTATTATATGATTTGACAACCATTCGCTCCTATGAAAAATTAAATATGGATTTTGTGTCTAATGCCTCCCATGAATTGCGGACACCGGTTACTTCTATTAAAGGTTTTGCTGAAACTATTAAGGAGATGTCCCAAGATGAAATAGAATTAAAAGCGGAATTTTTAGATATTATCTATAAAGAGAGTCTGCGTTTAGAACATATAGTAGAACATATGCTAACTTTATCAAAGGCTAAGAATACTCAGTTGCAAAAAACACAATTTTCAGTCAACGACTTTTTACATTATATTGCTAACAGTATGAGACACCAATTGGACGAAAAAAAGCAAAGTTTATATTTTGAATTAACGCAAGATGTCGTTATTGAAACTGATAAATACCTCTTGTCACAAGTTCTGCTTAATTTGTTATCAAATGCTATTCGCTATACAGAAGAAGGTGGTAAAATTACCTTATCAACAATCCTTGATGGGGAAAAACTTAAAGTAAATGTCTGTGATACTGGTATTGGCATCAAACAAATGGAATTAGAACGTATTTTTGAACGCTTTTATCGTGTTAATAAAGGAAGAAGTCGTCAGAGTGGAGGGACTGGTTTAGGACTTTCAATTGTAAAAGAACTAACTCAAGTTTTAGGGGGCACAGTTACTGTAAGAAGTAAGCTTGGAGAGGGCAGCCAATTTACCATAAGCCTGCCCTACTATCTAATAAAGGAAGTCAAGTGA
- a CDS encoding Tex family protein: protein MEKNIIEHISSDLQLSQKQIEAVLTLTAEGNTIPFIARYRKEVTGNLDEVVIKAIIDQEKSLRNLQERKETVLAKIQEQGKLTDSLKASILAAEKLADVEELYLPYKEKRRTKATIAREAGLFPLARLILQNANNLEKEAEAFVCNAFPNVESALSGAVDILVEAMSEDVKLRSWTYNEIWTYSLITSQVKDKGLDEKQIFQIYYDFSDKVSKMQGYRTLALNRGEKLGILKVGFEHHFEKMIRFFSVRFKEKNAYIEDVIQQSIRKKIVPAMERRIRTELTEAAEDGAITLFSENLRHLLLVSPLKGKMVLGFDPAFRTGAKLAVVDQTGKLMTTQVIYPVAPASQAKIAQAKKDLAAIISDYNLEIIAIGNGTASRESEAFVAEVLKDFPNCSYVIVNESGASVYSASELARHEFPDLTVEKRSAISIARRLQDPLAELVKIDPKSIGVGQYQHDVSQKKLSDNLDFVVDTVVNQVGVNLNTASSVLLSHVSGLNKTISENIVKYREENGRIKSRAEIKKVPRLGAKAFEQAAGFLRIPNAENILDNTGVHPESYPAVKELFKRLAISDLDDQARAKLKSIDIKTMSQDLGLGLETLQDIISDLLKPGRDLRDEFQTPVLRQDILDLKDLAIGQKLEGTVRNVVDFGAFVDIGVHEDGLIHISEMSQTFVNHPSQVLSVGDLVTVWVSKIDLARHKVNLSLIAPNESH from the coding sequence ATGGAAAAAAATATTATTGAACACATTTCAAGTGATTTGCAACTGTCTCAAAAACAAATTGAGGCTGTTTTAACTTTGACGGCTGAGGGGAATACCATTCCTTTTATTGCACGTTACCGTAAGGAAGTAACAGGAAATCTCGATGAGGTAGTCATAAAAGCCATTATTGATCAAGAAAAATCCCTAAGAAATTTACAGGAGAGAAAAGAAACAGTTCTAGCTAAAATTCAAGAGCAAGGAAAATTGACGGATAGCTTAAAAGCTAGTATCCTAGCTGCTGAAAAATTAGCTGATGTGGAAGAACTCTACCTTCCTTACAAAGAAAAAAGACGTACGAAAGCGACTATTGCAAGAGAAGCTGGACTTTTTCCGCTGGCACGTCTTATTCTCCAAAATGCTAATAATTTAGAAAAAGAAGCAGAAGCATTTGTTTGTAATGCCTTTCCTAATGTGGAATCGGCTTTGTCTGGAGCTGTCGATATTCTTGTTGAAGCAATGTCAGAAGATGTCAAACTTCGTTCTTGGACATATAATGAAATTTGGACATATTCATTAATTACTTCTCAAGTTAAAGATAAGGGCTTGGATGAAAAACAGATTTTTCAAATTTATTATGATTTTTCAGATAAAGTTTCAAAAATGCAAGGCTATAGGACATTAGCTCTTAATCGTGGGGAAAAATTAGGTATTCTGAAAGTTGGTTTTGAGCATCATTTTGAGAAAATGATTCGTTTTTTCAGCGTTCGTTTCAAAGAAAAAAATGCTTATATTGAAGATGTTATTCAGCAAAGTATAAGGAAAAAAATAGTACCAGCAATGGAAAGACGAATCCGAACGGAGCTGACAGAAGCCGCAGAAGATGGGGCAATTACTCTATTTTCAGAAAATCTTCGTCATCTTCTACTGGTGTCACCACTGAAAGGAAAAATGGTTTTAGGATTTGATCCAGCCTTTCGAACAGGGGCAAAATTAGCCGTTGTTGATCAGACTGGTAAATTGATGACAACCCAAGTCATTTACCCAGTAGCTCCTGCTAGTCAAGCTAAGATTGCTCAGGCCAAAAAAGACTTAGCGGCTATCATCTCAGATTATAACCTTGAAATTATTGCTATTGGTAATGGAACAGCCAGCCGTGAAAGCGAAGCTTTCGTAGCAGAGGTATTAAAAGATTTTCCAAACTGTTCATATGTTATTGTTAATGAAAGCGGTGCTTCCGTTTACTCTGCTTCTGAATTGGCAAGACATGAGTTTCCAGACCTAACTGTTGAAAAGCGCTCAGCTATTTCTATTGCAAGAAGACTCCAGGATCCTTTGGCAGAATTAGTCAAAATTGACCCAAAATCTATTGGCGTCGGACAATATCAGCACGATGTTAGCCAGAAGAAACTTTCTGATAACTTAGACTTTGTCGTGGACACAGTTGTTAACCAAGTTGGTGTTAACTTAAATACAGCGAGTTCAGTACTGTTGTCCCATGTTTCTGGTTTAAATAAAACCATTTCTGAAAATATTGTCAAATATCGAGAAGAAAATGGCCGTATTAAATCTCGTGCTGAAATCAAGAAAGTTCCCCGTCTTGGTGCGAAGGCTTTTGAACAAGCCGCAGGTTTCTTAAGAATACCTAATGCTGAAAACATATTGGATAATACTGGTGTTCATCCAGAATCTTATCCAGCAGTGAAAGAACTCTTTAAACGATTAGCAATTAGTGATCTAGATGATCAGGCACGCGCTAAGCTAAAAAGTATTGATATAAAGACAATGTCGCAAGATTTGGGGCTTGGTCTTGAAACCCTGCAAGACATTATCAGTGATTTATTGAAACCTGGAAGAGATTTACGAGATGAGTTTCAAACTCCTGTCCTGCGTCAAGATATCTTAGACCTGAAAGATTTAGCTATCGGACAAAAACTGGAAGGTACTGTGCGTAATGTCGTTGATTTTGGAGCCTTTGTAGATATTGGTGTGCACGAAGATGGTCTCATTCATATTTCTGAGATGAGTCAAACCTTTGTTAACCATCCTAGCCAGGTCCTTTCAGTTGGTGATTTGGTTACCGTTTGGGTTTCAAAAATTGATTTAGCTCGCCATAAAGTAAATCTTTCCTTAATTGCGCCGAATGAATCTCACTAA